One genomic region from Halorussus rarus encodes:
- a CDS encoding DUF302 domain-containing protein, producing the protein MNEPERRRFLRTALAGAGLALAGSAAGQETTTAGEETNGGDRTTTADGETATSDGEETTNAAPDADAGLVTVSSTESVGATVERIEEDIEDNDDLILVTTVDHAGNARNAGLDLRPTTLILFGNPNLGTQLMQASRTAGIDLPQKLLVWAAEDGTANVTYNDPQWLAERHDIEGQEDVVGTIAAALESLATGR; encoded by the coding sequence ATGAACGAGCCAGAGCGACGCCGGTTCCTCAGGACCGCGCTCGCGGGCGCGGGCCTCGCGCTGGCCGGCAGCGCGGCCGGCCAGGAGACCACGACCGCAGGCGAGGAGACGAACGGGGGCGACCGGACGACGACCGCGGACGGCGAGACGGCCACCTCGGACGGCGAGGAGACCACCAACGCAGCGCCGGACGCCGACGCGGGGCTCGTCACCGTCTCGAGCACCGAGAGCGTGGGCGCGACCGTCGAGCGCATCGAGGAGGACATCGAGGACAACGACGACCTCATCCTCGTGACGACGGTCGACCACGCGGGGAACGCCCGGAACGCCGGCCTCGACCTGCGTCCGACGACGCTGATCCTGTTCGGGAACCCCAACCTGGGGACGCAGTTGATGCAGGCGTCCCGGACCGCGGGCATCGACCTGCCCCAGAAGCTGCTGGTCTGGGCGGCCGAGGACGGGACGGCGAACGTGACCTACAACGACCCGCAGTGGCTCGCCGAGCGCCACGACATCGAGGGCCAGGAGGACGTGGTGGGCACTATCGCCGCCGCGCTGGAGAGCCTGGCGACCGGGCGGTGA
- a CDS encoding ABC transporter permease, with protein sequence MNLSGLTGFKTLARREILRFLRRPRNTFVPPFVTNVLYFSVFGVILGDRVGGVSLGGEPIPYILFILPGLVVLGAIANAFENASFSIFHGRWNDYIEETLTSPMSYSRMVVAYIVAGATRGLLVGSLIAVIGAFFTPVGVARPGYLVAFALVITLLFSSFGVVGGLWADDWDNLTMMNQFIVRPLVFFGGVFYAVRELPSPYQELSMLNPMVYMVNGVRYGFLGVSEVDPNWSLAVLSALTAAVIALDVALFKRGYGLTD encoded by the coding sequence GTGAATCTCTCGGGCCTCACCGGCTTCAAGACGCTCGCCCGCCGGGAGATCCTGCGGTTCCTCCGGCGGCCGCGAAACACCTTCGTCCCGCCGTTCGTGACTAACGTGCTGTACTTCTCGGTGTTCGGGGTCATCCTGGGCGACCGCGTGGGCGGGGTCAGCCTCGGCGGCGAGCCCATCCCGTACATCCTGTTCATCCTGCCGGGGCTCGTGGTGCTGGGCGCCATCGCGAACGCCTTCGAGAACGCCTCGTTCTCCATCTTCCACGGGCGCTGGAACGACTACATCGAGGAGACGCTGACCTCGCCGATGTCCTACTCCCGGATGGTGGTCGCCTACATCGTCGCGGGCGCGACCCGGGGCCTGCTGGTCGGGAGCCTCATCGCGGTCATCGGCGCGTTCTTCACGCCGGTCGGGGTCGCCCGGCCGGGCTACCTGGTCGCGTTCGCGCTGGTCATCACGCTGCTGTTCTCGAGCTTCGGCGTGGTCGGCGGGCTGTGGGCCGACGACTGGGACAACCTCACCATGATGAACCAGTTCATCGTCCGCCCGCTGGTGTTCTTCGGCGGCGTGTTCTACGCGGTCCGCGAGCTCCCCTCGCCGTACCAGGAGCTCTCGATGCTCAACCCGATGGTGTACATGGTCAACGGCGTCCGGTACGGCTTCCTGGGCGTCTCGGAGGTCGACCCGAACTGGTCGCTGGCGGTCCTCTCGGCGCTGACCGCGGCGGTCATCGCGCTCGACGTCGCGCTGTTCAAGCGCGGCTACGGGCTGACCGACTGA
- a CDS encoding ABC transporter ATP-binding protein, giving the protein MTAAIEVEDLRKRYDGVQALDGVSLSVPEGSFFGLLGPNGAGKTTFINILVGLVRRTGGRAAVFGHDVEADYREARDAIGLAPQEFNVDHFFPIREVLEHKAGYHGIPADEAGERADEVLRKVGIYEKRDTRFNWLSGGMKRRFMLARALITDPDLLILDEPTAGVDVQLRHDLWDLITELNESGTTILLTTHYIEEAERLCDEVAILDSGNLLTVASPEELMDRGPDKIRVTLRDAPATAPDLPTLSAGEREGRVESVDLDGDQLVVTATQGGLVAPDLVRALDRAGHEIVDFDISRTSLEEVFVDMTREGGSEQSAEAVPATDGGEVGTDRDGSGTDAGVESSDAAGASGSEAGGDSA; this is encoded by the coding sequence ATGACCGCCGCCATCGAAGTCGAGGACCTCCGGAAGCGCTACGACGGGGTCCAGGCGCTGGACGGAGTGTCGCTGTCGGTGCCGGAGGGGAGCTTCTTCGGCCTGCTGGGACCGAACGGGGCCGGCAAGACCACGTTCATCAACATCCTCGTGGGGCTGGTCCGTCGGACCGGCGGCCGGGCCGCGGTGTTCGGCCACGACGTCGAGGCCGACTACCGCGAGGCCCGCGACGCCATCGGGCTCGCGCCCCAGGAGTTCAACGTCGACCACTTCTTCCCCATCCGCGAGGTGCTGGAGCACAAGGCGGGCTACCACGGGATCCCGGCCGACGAGGCCGGCGAGCGCGCCGACGAGGTGCTCCGGAAGGTCGGCATCTACGAGAAGCGCGACACCCGGTTCAACTGGCTGTCGGGCGGGATGAAGCGCCGGTTCATGCTGGCGCGGGCGCTCATCACCGACCCCGACCTCCTGATTCTGGACGAACCGACCGCGGGCGTCGACGTGCAACTGCGCCACGACCTCTGGGACCTCATCACCGAGCTCAACGAGTCGGGCACCACCATCCTGCTCACCACCCACTACATCGAGGAGGCCGAGCGGCTCTGCGACGAGGTGGCCATCCTCGACTCGGGGAACCTGCTCACGGTGGCGAGCCCCGAGGAGCTGATGGACCGCGGCCCCGACAAAATTCGGGTCACGCTCCGCGACGCGCCCGCGACCGCGCCCGACCTGCCGACGCTGTCGGCCGGCGAGCGCGAGGGCCGGGTCGAGAGCGTCGACCTCGACGGCGACCAACTGGTCGTCACCGCCACGCAGGGCGGGCTGGTCGCCCCCGACCTGGTCCGGGCGCTCGACCGCGCCGGCCACGAGATCGTCGACTTCGACATCTCCCGGACCTCCCTGGAGGAGGTGTTCGTCGACATGACCCGAGAGGGCGGCAGCGAGCAGTCGGCCGAGGCGGTCCCGGCGACCGACGGCGGCGAGGTCGGAACCGACCGCGACGGGTCCGGGACCGACGCCGGCGTGGAATCGTCGGACGCCGCGGGGGCGTCCGGCTCGGAGGCGGGAGGTGACTCGGCGTGA
- a CDS encoding potassium channel family protein: protein MRTDWSNWFEGKDSLLPWLTRRQRLVMAYAAALVAVLLVYTVLYNYGMRTLEGHDHSLFRSFQTVVETMTTTGYGADAPWETPAMNVFVTFMQLTGVAIGFATLRVLVIPLFERAPLDLSDRLTAKDDHVVVCEYRRDTGVLLDELERLDVDYVLIESDTEEAKRLSDDGYQAIHGDAEDGETLERAVIGDASALVADAGDRNVSVVLTALRRNASLRTVALTDTPTHDGALREIGADTVLSPDALIGRRLGQKTNAWAQSPEPMGDATVGDVRIREVLVRRNSPLAGVRIEDTALAGRSDLTLVGAWIDGDLRLPVDPAAVITPNSVLIVVGTEDAVDDVQEFAAGLRPPRSHSSVVIAGMGTGGRAADDALGEGVDATAIDREDGRRVDVVGDVRDPETLETAGIEDASALVVTVGDDSTALLAVAIARTLTDDIEILVRVDDTAKSPTAFDAGADYVLSTQRVSARLLARELRGEDVLTPVEQLRVVRVEAGPFAGRSLDEAERGTDAGCVFVGVERDGELLTDRSVVVDSADRLIAAGTDAAIREFEREVA from the coding sequence ATGAGGACCGACTGGTCGAACTGGTTCGAGGGTAAGGACTCGCTGCTCCCGTGGCTGACCCGGCGCCAGCGCCTCGTCATGGCGTACGCCGCCGCTCTCGTCGCCGTTCTCCTGGTGTACACGGTCCTCTACAACTACGGGATGCGGACGCTCGAGGGCCACGACCACTCGCTGTTCCGGTCGTTCCAGACCGTGGTCGAGACGATGACCACGACCGGGTACGGCGCGGACGCGCCGTGGGAGACCCCCGCCATGAACGTGTTCGTCACCTTCATGCAGCTGACGGGCGTCGCCATCGGGTTCGCCACCCTCCGGGTGCTGGTCATCCCGCTGTTCGAGCGCGCGCCGCTCGATCTGAGCGACCGCCTGACCGCGAAGGACGACCACGTCGTCGTCTGCGAGTACCGCCGGGACACGGGCGTCCTGCTCGACGAACTCGAGCGCCTGGACGTCGACTACGTGCTGATCGAGTCCGACACCGAGGAGGCCAAGCGGCTCTCGGACGACGGCTACCAGGCGATCCACGGCGACGCCGAGGACGGCGAGACGCTCGAGCGGGCCGTGATCGGCGATGCGAGCGCGCTCGTCGCCGACGCCGGAGACCGGAACGTCAGCGTCGTCCTGACGGCGCTCCGGCGCAACGCCTCGCTCCGGACCGTCGCGCTCACCGACACGCCGACCCACGACGGCGCGCTCCGCGAGATCGGCGCCGACACCGTGCTGTCGCCCGATGCACTCATCGGGCGGCGCCTCGGCCAGAAGACCAACGCGTGGGCCCAGTCGCCCGAGCCGATGGGTGACGCGACCGTCGGCGACGTCCGCATCCGGGAGGTGCTGGTCCGGCGCAACAGCCCGCTGGCCGGCGTCCGGATCGAGGACACCGCGCTCGCCGGCCGCAGCGACCTCACGCTCGTCGGGGCGTGGATCGACGGCGACCTCCGACTGCCCGTCGACCCCGCCGCGGTGATCACGCCGAACTCGGTCCTCATCGTGGTCGGGACCGAGGACGCCGTCGACGACGTCCAGGAGTTCGCCGCCGGGCTCCGGCCGCCCCGGAGCCACTCCAGCGTCGTCATCGCGGGGATGGGCACCGGCGGTCGGGCGGCCGACGACGCGCTGGGCGAGGGCGTCGACGCGACCGCCATCGACCGCGAGGACGGCCGGCGCGTGGACGTGGTCGGCGACGTGCGCGACCCCGAGACCCTGGAGACGGCCGGCATCGAGGACGCCAGCGCGCTCGTCGTCACCGTCGGCGACGACTCGACCGCGCTGCTCGCGGTCGCCATCGCCCGCACGCTCACCGACGACATCGAGATCCTGGTCCGGGTCGACGACACGGCCAAGTCCCCAACCGCCTTCGACGCGGGCGCGGACTACGTCCTCTCGACCCAGCGGGTCAGCGCCCGGCTGCTGGCCCGGGAGCTCCGGGGCGAGGACGTCCTCACGCCGGTCGAGCAGCTCCGGGTCGTCCGGGTCGAGGCCGGGCCGTTCGCCGGCCGGTCGCTCGACGAGGCCGAGCGCGGGACGGACGCGGGGTGCGTCTTCGTCGGCGTCGAGCGCGACGGCGAACTCCTCACCGACCGGTCGGTGGTCGTCGACTCGGCCGACCGGCTGATCGCGGCCGGCACCGACGCGGCGATTCGCGAGTTCGAGCGCGAGGTCGCCTGA
- a CDS encoding DUF2270 domain-containing protein encodes MSGGDSDDGAPGSTNPLDPDAETPDDAGSNPDSGPDAEASDRPSGDDVPADPEVGRGLLDAEMGPSSALAHLYRGEIHRMKLWRERLDRTTNWAVLVMAGVLTWAFSSAGNPHYVLLVGAAAVGLFLVVEARRYRAYDVWRSRVRTLQENVWAYGLDPTKGLVDENWRAALADDYRTPTIKITAEEALAHRLRRVYLPLFSVLLAAWLIRVLAFDPLAWPASAAIGQISGLAVTAVVAAGYLLAAGVALRPRTWHARDELRTENLRRRS; translated from the coding sequence ATGAGCGGCGGCGATTCGGACGACGGGGCGCCGGGGTCGACGAACCCCCTCGACCCGGACGCGGAGACGCCCGACGACGCGGGTTCGAATCCGGACTCGGGACCAGACGCGGAGGCGTCGGACCGGCCGTCAGGCGACGACGTACCGGCCGACCCGGAGGTCGGCCGCGGACTGCTCGACGCCGAGATGGGGCCGAGCTCGGCGCTGGCCCACCTCTACCGCGGCGAGATCCACCGGATGAAGCTCTGGCGCGAGCGGCTCGACCGGACGACCAACTGGGCGGTGCTGGTGATGGCGGGCGTCCTGACGTGGGCGTTCTCCAGCGCGGGCAACCCCCACTACGTCCTGCTGGTCGGCGCCGCCGCGGTCGGGCTGTTCCTGGTGGTCGAGGCGCGGCGCTACCGGGCCTACGACGTCTGGCGCTCGCGGGTCCGGACCCTCCAGGAGAACGTCTGGGCCTACGGACTCGACCCCACGAAGGGGCTGGTCGACGAGAACTGGCGGGCCGCCCTCGCCGACGACTACCGGACGCCGACCATCAAGATCACCGCCGAGGAGGCGCTGGCCCACCGGCTCCGCCGGGTGTACCTCCCGCTGTTCTCGGTGCTGCTCGCGGCCTGGCTCATTCGGGTCCTCGCGTTCGACCCGCTGGCGTGGCCCGCGAGCGCCGCCATCGGCCAGATTTCCGGCCTCGCGGTGACCGCGGTCGTCGCGGCGGGGTACCTCCTCGCGGCCGGGGTCGCGCTCCGGCCCCGGACGTGGCACGCCCGCGACGAACTCCGGACCGAGAACCTCCGCAGGAGGTCGTGA
- a CDS encoding IclR family transcriptional regulator yields the protein MTEESSGESPRILQTVSRALEVVRALEELDGATVTEVADHLDVSKSAAYNYLMTLEDQRLVVKEGNTYSLSLQFLMLGEYVRNQHTLYETGKGEIERLAEETGEYAHLATVQHGLSVNLYKVKGEKAVGSDYQTSKLQKPDYLHFSATGKSMLAYMPRGRVEGIVDRYGLARKTENTITDREELFAELDDVRERGYAYNDEEEIEGLQAIGAPIRDRGGDVLGALSVSGPLRRMNDPDYHDSIVEKVTNAANVIEVNINMAETDDDLPDFA from the coding sequence ATGACCGAGGAGAGTTCGGGGGAGTCGCCGCGCATCCTGCAGACGGTCTCGCGCGCGCTCGAGGTCGTCCGCGCGCTCGAGGAACTCGACGGGGCCACCGTCACGGAGGTCGCCGACCACCTCGACGTCTCCAAGAGCGCGGCGTACAACTACCTCATGACCCTCGAGGACCAGCGGCTCGTCGTCAAGGAGGGCAACACCTACTCGCTGTCGCTCCAGTTCCTGATGCTCGGCGAGTACGTCCGGAACCAGCACACCCTCTACGAGACCGGCAAGGGCGAGATCGAGCGACTCGCCGAGGAGACCGGCGAGTACGCCCACCTCGCGACCGTCCAGCACGGGCTCAGCGTCAACCTCTACAAGGTGAAAGGCGAGAAGGCGGTCGGCAGCGACTACCAGACCAGCAAGCTCCAGAAGCCCGACTACCTCCACTTCTCGGCGACCGGCAAGTCGATGCTCGCGTACATGCCCCGCGGGCGGGTCGAGGGAATCGTCGACCGCTACGGGCTCGCCCGGAAGACCGAGAACACCATCACCGACCGCGAGGAGCTGTTCGCGGAACTCGACGACGTCCGCGAGCGCGGCTACGCCTACAACGACGAGGAGGAGATCGAGGGGTTGCAGGCCATCGGCGCGCCCATCCGCGACCGCGGGGGCGACGTCCTGGGGGCGCTCAGCGTCTCCGGCCCGCTCCGGCGGATGAACGACCCCGACTACCACGACAGCATCGTCGAGAAGGTGACCAACGCCGCCAACGTCATCGAGGTCAACATCAACATGGCCGAGACCGACGACGACCTCCCGGACTTCGCCTGA
- a CDS encoding Zn-dependent hydrolase has translation MDVRTTRLREDIETNGEFGAVPVEEGRGRTVLTGTAADREAREYLIERLRDAGLDVRVDAVGNVVGRWVPASADPDAAPVAAGSHLDSVPEGGIFDGPLGVYAALEAVRAMQDADVEPDRPVEVVSFTEEEGQRFDGGLVGSSVAAGDLSVEEALAFEDDGVSLEAALDGIDARGEGRVDAGDWRAWFELHVEQAERLERAGAPAGVVTTITGLSRCEVEIRGEADHAGSTAMDERSDALAAASEFVLDVESAANDVVAAESDTAVATVGKLDVRPNAPNVIADAVELTIDVRDVRHDSVHRIVDEARASLDRLEAERGVETSLDRPWDRAPVPMSERCRDALHEAGASAGIETLDLHSGAAHDTMHVANATDAALLFAPSENGVSHNPLEWTDWEDCAAATRVLAGAMARLAVE, from the coding sequence ATGGACGTACGGACGACGCGGCTCCGGGAGGACATCGAGACCAACGGGGAGTTCGGTGCCGTGCCCGTCGAGGAGGGCAGGGGACGGACCGTGCTGACCGGGACGGCGGCCGACCGCGAGGCCCGCGAGTACCTGATCGAGCGCCTCCGCGACGCGGGGCTCGACGTGCGGGTCGACGCGGTGGGCAACGTCGTCGGCCGGTGGGTGCCCGCGAGCGCCGACCCGGACGCCGCCCCGGTCGCGGCCGGGAGCCACCTCGACTCGGTGCCCGAGGGCGGGATCTTCGACGGCCCGCTCGGGGTCTACGCCGCGCTCGAAGCGGTCCGGGCGATGCAGGACGCCGACGTCGAGCCCGATCGCCCGGTCGAGGTCGTCTCGTTCACCGAGGAGGAGGGCCAGCGGTTCGACGGCGGTCTCGTCGGGTCGAGCGTGGCGGCCGGCGACCTCAGCGTCGAAGAGGCGCTCGCCTTCGAGGACGACGGCGTCTCGCTCGAAGCCGCGCTCGACGGCATCGACGCCCGGGGCGAGGGGCGGGTGGACGCCGGCGACTGGCGCGCCTGGTTCGAGCTCCACGTCGAGCAGGCCGAGCGCCTCGAACGGGCCGGAGCGCCGGCGGGCGTCGTGACCACCATCACCGGGCTCTCGCGGTGCGAGGTCGAGATCCGCGGCGAGGCCGACCACGCCGGGTCGACCGCGATGGACGAGCGCAGCGACGCGCTCGCGGCCGCGAGCGAGTTCGTCCTCGACGTCGAGTCGGCCGCTAACGACGTCGTCGCCGCGGAGAGCGACACCGCGGTCGCGACGGTCGGGAAGCTCGACGTCCGTCCGAACGCGCCCAACGTCATCGCCGACGCGGTCGAACTGACCATCGACGTCCGGGACGTCCGGCACGACTCGGTCCACCGCATCGTCGACGAGGCCCGGGCCAGCCTCGACCGGCTGGAGGCCGAGCGCGGCGTCGAGACCAGCCTCGACCGGCCGTGGGACCGCGCGCCGGTGCCGATGAGCGAGCGGTGCCGCGACGCGCTCCACGAGGCGGGCGCGAGCGCGGGCATCGAGACGCTCGACCTCCACTCCGGGGCGGCCCACGACACGATGCACGTGGCGAACGCGACCGACGCCGCGCTGCTGTTCGCGCCCTCCGAGAACGGCGTCTCGCACAATCCGCTGGAGTGGACCGACTGGGAGGACTGCGCGGCCGCGACCCGGGTGCTGGCCGGCGCGATGGCGCGGCTGGCGGTCGAGTAG
- a CDS encoding ABC transporter substrate-binding protein, with protein sequence MPRDSNEGDGSDSGLPLNRRQFVGAVGTSVPLALAGCTSGGDSDGSQNTTTSGGGGGTTQSDGGSGGGSPKAGGTLQWGGAVPVQGLDPHLDSAAASKRVLENIYEELVQLQPDYSLKPHLAKNLKKQENNTLLSMELQQGVTFHDGTEMTSEDVVASYRRVADGDYLASGFFKFVDSMSAPDDYTFEIKLKEPFAPFIAKMATAELAIMPKKEAQKEKIGKPVGTGPYQFESREIESSFTMTKFEDYWGAGDGGPYLDKIVKSEITDPSVRLQSFQAGEYDFINGVAPKDVSTVKNMPQTRFEKQFPKSLVYLGMNCNQKPFDDKHARLALDSALDKQKIMQAALYGTGQTTATPATPGSPWVNEDIQPRPRNTEKAKEHLEKAGMPDGYKASFKIPQSYPTQVQAAKVISDQASDVGIQLNIQKITWNSWLSDVYSNQNFQATTSSYLALWYPDVSFYKFLHPEGAFFFTGWTNEEYNTLVEEARHMYDQQKRAEKYHRATEILHNQRAGHLFLWWQANLYGAKNQYKGDIGAPDGSTLRFQDNWLEN encoded by the coding sequence ATGCCAAGAGATAGCAATGAAGGCGATGGGAGCGACTCGGGTCTCCCGCTCAATCGGCGGCAGTTCGTCGGCGCGGTCGGGACGTCGGTCCCGCTGGCGCTCGCCGGGTGTACGAGCGGCGGCGACTCGGACGGGAGCCAGAACACCACCACGAGCGGTGGCGGGGGCGGAACGACCCAGTCCGACGGTGGCAGTGGGGGCGGGTCGCCCAAAGCCGGCGGGACGCTCCAGTGGGGCGGCGCGGTCCCGGTGCAGGGCCTCGATCCGCACCTCGACAGCGCGGCGGCGTCCAAGCGGGTCCTCGAGAACATCTACGAGGAGCTGGTCCAGCTCCAGCCCGACTACTCGCTGAAGCCCCATCTGGCGAAGAACCTGAAGAAGCAGGAGAACAACACGCTGCTCTCGATGGAGCTCCAGCAGGGGGTGACGTTCCACGACGGCACCGAGATGACCTCGGAGGACGTCGTGGCCAGCTACCGGCGGGTCGCCGACGGCGACTACCTCGCCAGCGGCTTCTTCAAGTTCGTCGACAGCATGTCGGCCCCCGACGACTACACGTTCGAGATCAAGCTCAAGGAGCCGTTCGCGCCGTTCATCGCGAAGATGGCGACCGCCGAGCTCGCCATCATGCCGAAGAAGGAGGCCCAGAAGGAGAAGATCGGGAAGCCCGTCGGCACCGGCCCGTACCAGTTCGAGAGCCGCGAGATCGAGTCGTCGTTCACCATGACGAAGTTCGAGGACTACTGGGGCGCCGGCGACGGCGGGCCCTACCTCGACAAGATCGTCAAGAGCGAGATCACCGACCCGAGCGTCCGGCTCCAGTCGTTCCAGGCCGGCGAGTACGACTTCATCAACGGGGTCGCGCCCAAGGACGTCAGCACGGTCAAGAACATGCCCCAGACCCGCTTCGAGAAGCAGTTCCCGAAGTCGCTGGTCTACCTCGGCATGAACTGCAACCAGAAGCCGTTCGACGACAAGCACGCCCGGCTGGCGCTCGACTCCGCGCTCGACAAGCAGAAGATCATGCAGGCGGCGCTGTACGGCACCGGCCAGACCACGGCGACGCCCGCGACGCCGGGCAGCCCGTGGGTCAACGAGGACATCCAGCCCCGGCCGCGCAACACGGAGAAGGCCAAGGAGCACCTGGAGAAGGCGGGGATGCCCGACGGCTACAAGGCGTCGTTCAAGATCCCACAGTCGTACCCGACGCAGGTCCAGGCCGCGAAGGTCATCTCCGACCAGGCCAGCGACGTGGGCATCCAGCTCAACATCCAGAAGATCACCTGGAACAGCTGGCTCTCCGACGTCTACTCCAACCAGAACTTCCAGGCGACGACCAGTTCGTACCTCGCGCTGTGGTACCCCGACGTCTCGTTCTACAAGTTCCTCCACCCCGAGGGCGCGTTCTTCTTCACCGGCTGGACGAACGAGGAGTACAACACGCTGGTCGAGGAGGCCCGCCACATGTACGACCAGCAGAAGCGCGCCGAGAAGTACCACCGGGCGACCGAGATCCTCCACAACCAGCGGGCGGGCCACCTCTTCCTCTGGTGGCAGGCGAACCTCTATGGGGCCAAGAACCAGTACAAGGGCGACATCGGCGCGCCCGACGGGTCGACGCTCCGCTTCCAGGACAACTGGCTCGAGAACTGA
- a CDS encoding ABC transporter permease — MSMYNYVARRVAFMAVTLFLVTVIAFVVTNILPGNVALLILGPNASPESIQALKAQMGLNQPLYLQYFDWVLGLLQGDMGTSLRYEEPVVALITEKLPRSLLLAFAATFVAVTLSIPLGVYSAVHQNEPSDVATSLFAFVGISLPIFLWGLVSILVFAVWLDLLPTGGYVSPMESPVRALKHLVLPAGSMGFALTAYIMRMTRSSMLEVLSEEYIKLARAKGMTQRVVVLRHALRNAIIPVITVIAFQFSYAFGGVVVLEKVFYWPGIGQLTLTAIQSRDIPLIQGCIIVVALIYMASNFAADLLYAYFDPRIRYGGEE, encoded by the coding sequence ATGTCGATGTACAACTACGTTGCTCGGCGGGTGGCGTTCATGGCGGTGACGCTGTTCCTCGTGACGGTCATCGCGTTCGTCGTCACCAACATCCTCCCCGGGAACGTCGCGCTGCTCATCCTGGGGCCGAACGCCTCCCCCGAGTCGATACAGGCGCTGAAGGCACAGATGGGTCTCAACCAACCGCTCTACCTCCAGTACTTCGACTGGGTCCTCGGGCTGCTCCAGGGCGACATGGGAACGTCGCTCCGGTACGAGGAGCCGGTCGTCGCGCTCATCACGGAGAAGCTCCCCCGGTCGCTCCTGCTGGCGTTCGCCGCGACGTTCGTCGCGGTCACGCTGTCGATCCCGCTCGGGGTCTACTCGGCGGTCCACCAGAACGAGCCCTCGGACGTGGCCACCTCGCTGTTCGCGTTCGTCGGCATCTCGCTCCCCATCTTCCTCTGGGGGCTGGTGTCCATCCTGGTGTTCGCCGTCTGGCTCGACCTCCTGCCGACCGGCGGCTACGTCTCGCCGATGGAGTCGCCGGTGCGCGCGCTGAAGCACCTCGTGCTGCCGGCGGGGTCGATGGGGTTCGCGCTGACGGCGTACATCATGCGGATGACCCGGTCGTCGATGCTCGAGGTGTTGAGCGAGGAGTACATCAAGCTGGCCCGCGCGAAGGGGATGACCCAGCGGGTCGTCGTGCTGCGCCACGCGCTCCGCAACGCCATCATCCCGGTCATCACGGTCATTGCCTTCCAGTTTAGCTACGCCTTCGGCGGGGTCGTCGTCCTCGAGAAGGTGTTCTACTGGCCGGGCATCGGCCAGCTCACGCTGACCGCCATCCAGAGCCGGGACATCCCCCTGATTCAGGGGTGCATCATCGTCGTCGCACTGATATACATGGCCTCGAACTTCGCCGCCGACCTGCTGTACGCCTACTTCGACCCGCGCATCCGCTACGGGGGTGAGGAGTGA
- a CDS encoding ABC transporter permease, with translation MSTEPGNALRARLSMSESQRERVSTFVRKFRGNTKAMVGLVLVVTLIVVAIFAPIIAPYSISETDIDARSEAPSLDHPFGTDELGRDIFSRVVMGSRISLYVGFGAIGAALAVGTLIGVVAGYFGGLTDEVLMRVMDAAMAFPPVLLALTLMVVLGPELRNVILALAFVYTPYIARVARSAALTERNEAYVEAAVARGESDTRIVFGEVLPNCAAPLLVQGSLNVSFAILAEASLSFLGLGAQPPTPSWGLIIDTGRGFIETAPWMILFPGLAIGITVIGFNMLGDGLRDVLDPKVDTEER, from the coding sequence ATGTCGACCGAGCCCGGGAACGCGCTTCGCGCCCGGCTGTCGATGTCCGAGTCCCAGCGCGAGCGCGTCTCGACGTTCGTCCGGAAGTTCCGCGGCAACACCAAGGCGATGGTCGGCCTCGTCCTCGTCGTGACGCTGATCGTGGTCGCGATCTTCGCGCCGATAATCGCGCCGTACTCCATCTCGGAGACCGACATCGACGCGCGGAGCGAGGCGCCGTCGCTCGACCACCCGTTCGGGACCGACGAGCTCGGCCGCGACATCTTCAGCCGGGTCGTGATGGGGAGCCGCATCTCGCTGTACGTCGGCTTCGGCGCCATCGGCGCGGCGCTGGCGGTCGGCACGCTCATCGGGGTGGTCGCGGGCTACTTCGGCGGCCTCACCGACGAGGTCCTGATGCGGGTGATGGACGCCGCGATGGCGTTCCCGCCGGTGCTGCTGGCGCTGACGCTGATGGTGGTGCTGGGACCCGAGCTCCGGAACGTCATCCTGGCGCTGGCGTTCGTCTACACGCCGTACATCGCCAGGGTCGCACGGAGCGCGGCGCTGACCGAGCGCAACGAGGCGTACGTCGAGGCCGCGGTCGCGCGCGGCGAGTCCGACACCCGAATCGTCTTCGGCGAGGTGCTGCCCAACTGCGCCGCGCCGCTGCTGGTCCAGGGGTCGCTCAACGTCTCGTTCGCCATCCTGGCCGAGGCGAGCCTCTCGTTCCTCGGCCTGGGCGCACAGCCGCCGACGCCGTCGTGGGGACTCATCATCGACACGGGCCGCGGGTTCATCGAGACCGCCCCGTGGATGATCCTGTTCCCGGGACTGGCCATCGGCATCACCGTCATCGGGTTCAACATGCTCGGCGACGGCCTGCGAGACGTCCTCGACCCGAAGGTCGACACGGAGGAACGATGA